From Myxocyprinus asiaticus isolate MX2 ecotype Aquarium Trade chromosome 10, UBuf_Myxa_2, whole genome shotgun sequence, the proteins below share one genomic window:
- the LOC127447588 gene encoding ADP/ATP translocase 3-like, whose protein sequence is MWPLQDVKRIVHNSRLKTVLVNTQRELTRLIAISPVINHKICLAKSQSPTFLQSAAYEEQTCSRTPNESTLLCLNLQVQHASKQISADKQYKGIIDCIVRIPKEQGFVSFWRGNLANVIRYFPTQALNFAFKDKYKQIFLGGTDKHTQFWRYFAGNLASGGAAGATSLCFVYPLDFARTRLAADVGKAGSSREFTGLADCLVKIFRSDGLRGLYQGFNVSVQGIIIYRAAYFGIYDTAKGMLPDSKNTHIVVSWMIAQTVTAVAGVVSYPFDTVRRRMMMQSGRKGADIMYMGTIDCWRKIARDEGGKAFFKGALSNVFRGMGGAFVLVLYDEFKKLV, encoded by the exons ATGTGGCCCTTACAAGATGTAAAGCGCATCGTTCACAATTCACGATTGAAAACG GTTTTGGTGAATACACAGCGCGAACTCACGAGGCTTATCGCGATAAGTCCCGTTATAAACCATAAAATCTGCCTGGCAAAATCACAGTCACCCACTTTCTTGCAGTCTGCTGCATATGAAGAACAGACATGCTCTAGGACACCAAATGAGTCAACtcttttatgtttaaatttacaggTACAACATGCCAGCAAGCAGATCAGTGCAGACAAACAGTACAAAGGTATTATCGACTGTATTGTGAGGATTCCCAAGGAGCAAGGTTTTGTCTCCTTTTGGCGTGGCAACCTAGCCAACGTCATTCGTTACTTCCCCACACAAGCTCTCAACTTTGCCTTCAAAGACAAGTACAAACAGATTTTCCTGGGTGGCACAGATAAGCACACACAGTTCTGGCGATACTTTGCTGGTAACTTGGCCTCTGGTGGTGCTGCTGGAGCCACTTCCCTTTGTTTCGTCTACCCCCTCGATTTCGCTCGTACCCGACTAGCTGCAGATGTTGGGAaagctggcagcagcagggagTTCACCGGGCTGGCCGACTGCCTGGTCAAAATCTTTAGGTCAGACGGGCTGCGAGGCCTGTACCAGGGCTTCAACGTCTCTGTCCAGGGCATCATTATCTACAGGGCAGCCTACTTTGGAATCTATGACACTGCCAAAG GTATGCTTCCAGACTCTAAGAACACCCACATTGTGGTCAGCTGGATGATTGCACAAACTGTGACTGCAGTGGCTGGTGTGGTCTCCTATCCCTTTGACACTGTACGGCGTCGCATGATGATGCAGTCTGGGCGCAAAGGAG CTGATATTATGTACATGGGAACCATTGACTGCTGGAGGAAGATTGCTCGTGATGAGGGTGGCAAAGCATTCTTTAAAGGGGCTCTGTCCAATGTATTTAGAGGAATGGGGGGTGCTTTTGTGCTTGTGCTATATGATGAATTCAAGAAGCTTGTTTAA